The sequence TCATTTCTGACAAACATCACATCATCTTCTGTTATCAATGAATTTTTAAGTGCATATTTTATAAGTCTATTAATTAAAGAACAAATTTCCATTATTTCACCTTTCCTGCTCCATCTCCAATATTTGCTATATAGAAACTAGCTTCCAAACCTGTTTTTTCTTTATATTTCTTTCCAACATTTTTTATAAAGCTATCAACATAGTCATTTTCAACTATGCTTACAGTACAACCTCCAAAACCTGCTCCTGTCATACGAGAACCAACAGTTCCCTTTTCTTCCCAAGCAGCTTCCACAAGGCTATCAAGTTCTAAACCTGTAACTTCATAATCATCTCTTAAAGAGGTATGAGATTTATTCATTAATTTTCCAAATTCTGCAATATCATCTTTTTTCAAAAATTCAACTGCAATTTTAGCTCTTTCATTTTCAGTAACTGCATGAGTCGCTCTTTTTAATTGTTCTTCATCTGTTATATAGTGTTTAACTTTTTCAAATTCTGTAACAGTAAGTTCCCCTAAATACTTAATATTAACCTCATTATTATTTAAAACTTTAACAGCTTCTTCACAAGAAGTTCTTCTTTCATTGTATTTTGAGTCTGCTAAACCTCTTTTTTTATTAGTGTTAGCAATAACTATTGACATATTCACTAATTTTACAGGAACATATTCATATTTTAAAGTATTACAATCTAGTAAGATAGCATTGTCCTTTTTACCCATACCAACTGCAAATTGGTCCATAATTCCTGAATTTACCCCAATAAATTTATTTTCTGCTACTTGACACATCTTAACCATTTCAATTATGTCAACATCAAGTTTAAATAAATCTTTAAGTATAACAGCTGTTAAAACTTCAATAGAGGCAGATGAAGAAAGTCCTGCACCATTAGGAATATTTCCAAAAAACAAAACATCAAAACCACTATCTATTTTATAGTTTCTATCTAAGAAAGTTTTAATAACTCCTTTTGGATAGTTA is a genomic window of Fusobacterium nucleatum containing:
- a CDS encoding galactokinase gives rise to the protein MLENLIKDFKEIFKYSGEVERFFSPGRVNLIGEHTDYNGGFVFPCALDFGTYAVVKKREDKTFKMYSKNFENLGIIEFNLDNLIYDKKDDWANYPKGVIKTFLDRNYKIDSGFDVLFFGNIPNGAGLSSSASIEVLTAVILKDLFKLDVDIIEMVKMCQVAENKFIGVNSGIMDQFAVGMGKKDNAILLDCNTLKYEYVPVKLVNMSIVIANTNKKRGLADSKYNERRTSCEEAVKVLNNNEVNIKYLGELTVTEFEKVKHYITDEEQLKRATHAVTENERAKIAVEFLKKDDIAEFGKLMNKSHTSLRDDYEVTGLELDSLVEAAWEEKGTVGSRMTGAGFGGCTVSIVENDYVDSFIKNVGKKYKEKTGLEASFYIANIGDGAGKVK